In a genomic window of Salvelinus fontinalis isolate EN_2023a chromosome 7, ASM2944872v1, whole genome shotgun sequence:
- the LOC129859617 gene encoding plakophilin-4-like isoform X3, which yields MPSPEQRAAEMGEEGEGSLPAREGPSGHSQADTSTNNLLASVKEQELQFERLTRELEEERQIVASQLERCMLGAESPADEDDASSSDSSEKSFAWRSTVDVSDTGEHRAAVMDSSHQSPSRLFRADQGHGSLYLPEVERASLHDRSVAHMTSYADSGYQDSSMSYYSVSRENVVLSDPRHVLSGSGPRGSPSHSRSSRAEGQASAQVSASGRVMRRMGSLSSRGQSPVCGVGGAVSPSRVSLRTSQGGSAYGSPILTEPKPLASIFPGTTMPPSSLPGPGTTPSFQRATSPYSPTHQRNGNGDSPLRTSPLPGSASHATSPQQAMGSVSGRLGSTLSLVEGRGLSGSPLRSCMTAVPQHYGSTLPRQGAQALPYIHDAYGLYERTALPLSRPDSLTGLHSSYATHHSPLDQDMRMAMSPDCHVTPVYDDRAFQSPLYHSPTHAHHGSHSAIYRTLTGAENLQRTLQRTTSHCSTLAYQRSSYGMNTAGSYADPYRVSQQGQGPNETSFSRHSGLVDRAATRSPSIDSIQKDPREFAWRDPDLPEVIHMLQHHFPSVQANAAAYLQHLCYGDNRIKVEVCHLGGIQHLVDLLDHKAVEVQKSSCGALRNLVYGKATDDNKVALRNSGGVPALLRLLRKTTDNEVRELVTGVLWNLSSCDAVKMTIIRDALSTLTNTVVIPHSGWSSSNYREETKFHSSLLLRNTTGCLRNLSSAGEEARGQLRCCEGLVDSLLYVLKACVSTSDFDSKIVENCVCTLRNLSYRLEIEMPSSRLLGTQELDALLGYGSPSKDLDYLCWGKKRKKKKRGWLDDKWDGVGPIPGFGKPPRGAEMLWHPAVVKPYLSLLAESSNPATLEGSAGSLQNLSAGNWKFAAYIRAAVRKEKGLPILVELLRMDNDRVVCSVATALRNMALDSRNKELIGKYAMRDLVNRLPGGSPSLLSDETVASVCCTLHEVTSRNMENAKALADTGGIEKLVDISKGRGKGYSMKVVKAAAQVLNTLWQYRDLRTLYKQDGWHHGHFITPVSTLERDRYRSQPTLPTSTLQMSPVPRQSGGSATSSPAMLGIRRHSSNYQRAQSSMQLDTYYGDNSLHKNQYTGSEKQTPYFIGSYSSPSREDYPRSQEDVFYSDEPDRNTYNNYRMYLSSPQGYGEEEPGPYQDEPENLTSTERYNTSQSNRLKSNTNTTNYVDFYSTTRRPSQKANQYTGSPDSWV from the exons ATGCCATCTCCGGAGCAGCGGGCAGCggagatgggggaggagggggaagggtcTCTGCCGGCCAGAGAGGGACCGAGCGGGCACAGCCAAGCAGACACCAGCACCAACAACCTACTGGCCTCGGTCAAAGAACAG GAGCTCCAGTTTGAGCGTCTGACCCGGGAGCTGGAGGAGGAGCGTCAGATCGTCGCCAGTCAACTGGAGAGGTGCATGCTGGGAGCTGAGTCGCCTGCCGATGAGGATGATGCCAGTAGCAG CGACTCATCAGAGAAGTCCTTTGCTTGGAGATCCACAG TAGATGTGTCTGATACGGGAGAGCACCGGGCTGCTGTAATGGACAGCTCTCACCAGTCACCCTCCCGTCTCTTCCGAGCTGATCAGGGTCACGGGTCACTCTACCTCCCCGAAGTGGAGAGGGCATCCCTGCATGACA GATCTGTGGCCCATATGACGTCGTATGCAGACAGTGGCTACCAGGACAGCAGTATGAGTTACTACAGTGTGAGCAGAGAGAACGTGGTTCTGTCAGATCCCAGACACGTGCTGTCAGGCAGCGGCCCCAGGGGAAGCCCCAGTCACAGCAGGAGCTCCCGGGCAGAGGGACAGGCCTCCGCACAG GTCTCAGCGTCAGGGCGGGTGATGAGGAGGATGggctccctctcctcccggggCCAGTCTCCTGTGTGTGGTGTGGGGGGCGCCGTGTCCCCGTCCCGGGTCTCTCTCCGCACCTCCCAGGGCGGCAGCGCCTACGGCTCACCCATCCTCACCGAGCCCAAACCCCTCGCCAGCATCTTCCCTGGGACCACCATGCCCCCCTCCTCCCTGCCCGGTCCAGGCACCACCCCTTCCTTCCAGCGCGCCACCTCTCCTTACTCCCCCACCCACCAGAGGAACGGGAACGGTGACTCTCCTCTCCGGACCAGCCCCCTTCCAGGGAGCGCCAGTCATGCCACCTCACCTCAACAGGCGATGGGTAGTGTCTCCGGGCGCCTGGGGTCTACACTGTCTCTGGTGGAGGGTAGGGGGCTGTCTGGTTCTCCTCTGAGGTCCTGTATGACGGCTGTGCCCCAGCACTACGGTTCCACACTGCCCCGCCAGGGGGCTCAGGCTCTCCCCTACATACATGACGCCTACGGGCTCTACGAGAGGACCGCCCTGCCTCTGTCACGGCCTGACAGCCTCACTG GCCTGCACAGCTCCTACGCCACTCACCACAGCCCACTGGACCAGGATATGAGGATGGCCATGTCTCCTGACTGCCACGTCACGCCTGTCTACGACGACAGAGCCTTCCAAAGCCCCCTGTATCACAGCCCCACCCACGCCCACCACGGATCGCACAGCGCTATCTACAGGACACTCACGG GTGCGGAGAACCTTCAGCGGACCCTCCAGAGGACCACAAGCCATTGCAGCACGCTGGCGTACCAAAGAAGCAGCTATGGGATGAACACCGCAGGTTCATACGCAGACCCCTACAGGGTCTCCCAGCAGGGACAGGGGCCCAATGAGACCTCTTTCTCCAGGCACTCTGGTCTGGTCGACAGGGCTGCCACAAGGTCCCCCTCCATAGACAGTATACAAAAGGATCCTAG GGAGTTTGCGTGGCGTGACCCCGATCTTCCTGAGGTGATCCACATGCTGCAGCATCACTTCCCCTCGGTCCAGGCCAACGCTGCAGCCTACCTCCAGCACCTGTGTTACGGAGACAACCGCATCAAAGTGGAG GTATGTCACCTGGGAGGTATCCAGCACCTGGTGGACCTGCTGGACCACAAAGCTGTGGAGGTGCAGAAGAGTTCCTGCGGAGCCCTGAGGAACCTGGTTTATGGGAAGGCTACAGACGACAACAAGGTTGCCCTGAGGAACTCTGGTGGCGTCCCCGCTCTGCTCAGACTGCTGAGGAAGACCACCGACAACGAAGTCCGGGAGCTGGTCACTG GGGTGCTGTGGAACCTGTCGTCGTGCGACGCGGTCAAGATGACCATCATCAGGGACGCTCTGAGCACCCTGACCAACACTGTGGTCATCCCCCACTCCGGCTGGAGCAGCAGCAACTACCGAGAGGAGACCAagttccactcctctctcctgctgCGCAACACCACCGGCTGCCTCAG GAACCTGAGTTCAGCAGGAGAGGAGGCCAGGGGTCAGCTGAGGTGTTGTGAGGGGCTGGTGGATTCACTTCTCTATGTCCTCAAGGCCTGCGTTAGTACCTCTGACTTCGACAGCAAG atTGTGGAGAACTGTGTGTGTACTCTGAGGAACCTGTCCTACCGTCTGGAGATAGAGATGCCCTCGTCTCGCCTGCTGGGGACTCAGGAACTGGATGCCCTGCTGGGCTACGGGTCCCCCAGTAAGGACCTAGACTACCTCTGCTGGggcaagaagaggaagaagaagaaaaggGGCTGGCTGGATGATAAG TGGGACGGCGTGGGACCCATCCCAGGGTTTGGTAAGCCTCCGCGGGGGGCAGAGATGCTGTGGCACCCGGCCGTGGTGAAGCCCTACCTCAGCCTGCTGGCAGAGAGCTCCAACCCTGCCACCCTGGAGGGCTCTGCCGGATCCCTTCAGAACCTCTCTGCTGGAAACTGGAAG TTTGCGGCGTACATCCGTGCGGCGGTGCGCAAGGAGAAGGGGCTTCCTATCCTGGTGGAGCTGCTGAGGATGGACAACGACAGGGTGGTCTGCTCTGTTGCCACCGCTCTGAGGAACATGGCCCTGGACAGCAGGAACAAGGAGCTTatag GAAAGTATGCGATGCGGGACCTGGTGAACCGTCTCCCTGGAGGAAGCCCCTCCCTGCTATCTGACGAGACGGTGGCGTCTGTCTGCTGCACGCTCCACGAAGTCACCAGCAGGAACATGGAGAACGCCAAGGCCCTGGCAGACACGGGGGGCATCGAGAAGCTGGTGGACATCAGTAAGGGCAGGGGGAAGGGGTATTCTATGAAGGTGGTGAAGGCGGCCGCTCAGGTCCTCAACACGCTGTGGCAGTACAGGGACCTGCGCACCCTCTACAAACAG GACGGATGGCACCACGGTCATTTCATCACTCCTGTGTCCActctggagagagacaggtacAGGTCTCAACCAACCCTGCCTACTAGCACCTTACAGATGTCCCCCGTGCCCCGCCAATCAG GTGGTAGTGCAACCTCCTCTCCTGCCATGTTAGGGATCAGAAGACACAGCTCTAACTACCAGAGAGCTCAGTCATCTATGCAACTCGATACATATTATGGAGACAACAGTTTACACAAAAACCAGTACACAG GGTCAGAAAAGCAAACCCCATATTTTATCGGGTCCTATTCCTCACCATCAAGAGAGGACTATCCTAGGTCCCAG GAAGATGTGTTCTACTCCGACGAGCCGGATAGGAATACTTACAACAACTACAGAATGTATCTGTCATCGCCGCAAGGTTACGGGGAGGAGGAGCCTGGGCCTTACCAGGACGAGCCAGAGAACCTGACCTCCACAGAGCGATACAACACCTCCCAATCTAACAGACTGAAATCCAATACCAACACCACTAACTACGTGGACTTCTACTCCACCACGAGGAGGCCTTCTCAGAAGGCTAACCAGTACACTGGATCCCCTGACTCCTGGGTGTAG
- the LOC129859617 gene encoding plakophilin-4-like isoform X1, whose amino-acid sequence MPSPEQRAAEMGEEGEGSLPAREGPSGHSQADTSTNNLLASVKEQELQFERLTRELEEERQIVASQLERCMLGAESPADEDDASSSDSSEKSFAWRSTVDVSDTGEHRAAVMDSSHQSPSRLFRADQGHGSLYLPEVERASLHDSEGSVAHMTSYADSGYQDSSMSYYSVSRENVVLSDPRHVLSGSGPRGSPSHSRSSRAEGQASAQVSASGRVMRRMGSLSSRGQSPVCGVGGAVSPSRVSLRTSQGGSAYGSPILTEPKPLASIFPGTTMPPSSLPGPGTTPSFQRATSPYSPTHQRNGNGDSPLRTSPLPGSASHATSPQQAMGSVSGRLGSTLSLVEGRGLSGSPLRSCMTAVPQHYGSTLPRQGAQALPYIHDAYGLYERTALPLSRPDSLTGLHSSYATHHSPLDQDMRMAMSPDCHVTPVYDDRAFQSPLYHSPTHAHHGSHSAIYRTLTGAENLQRTLQRTTSHCSTLAYQRSSYGMNTAGSYADPYRVSQQGQGPNETSFSRHSGLVDRAATRSPSIDSIQKDPREFAWRDPDLPEVIHMLQHHFPSVQANAAAYLQHLCYGDNRIKVEVCHLGGIQHLVDLLDHKAVEVQKSSCGALRNLVYGKATDDNKVALRNSGGVPALLRLLRKTTDNEVRELVTGVLWNLSSCDAVKMTIIRDALSTLTNTVVIPHSGWSSSNYREETKFHSSLLLRNTTGCLRNLSSAGEEARGQLRCCEGLVDSLLYVLKACVSTSDFDSKIVENCVCTLRNLSYRLEIEMPSSRLLGTQELDALLGYGSPSKDLDYLCWGKKRKKKKRGWLDDKWDGVGPIPGFGKPPRGAEMLWHPAVVKPYLSLLAESSNPATLEGSAGSLQNLSAGNWKFAAYIRAAVRKEKGLPILVELLRMDNDRVVCSVATALRNMALDSRNKELIGKYAMRDLVNRLPGGSPSLLSDETVASVCCTLHEVTSRNMENAKALADTGGIEKLVDISKGRGKGYSMKVVKAAAQVLNTLWQYRDLRTLYKQDGWHHGHFITPVSTLERDRYRSQPTLPTSTLQMSPVPRQSGGSATSSPAMLGIRRHSSNYQRAQSSMQLDTYYGDNSLHKNQYTGSEKQTPYFIGSYSSPSREDYPRSQEDVFYSDEPDRNTYNNYRMYLSSPQGYGEEEPGPYQDEPENLTSTERYNTSQSNRLKSNTNTTNYVDFYSTTRRPSQKANQYTGSPDSWV is encoded by the exons ATGCCATCTCCGGAGCAGCGGGCAGCggagatgggggaggagggggaagggtcTCTGCCGGCCAGAGAGGGACCGAGCGGGCACAGCCAAGCAGACACCAGCACCAACAACCTACTGGCCTCGGTCAAAGAACAG GAGCTCCAGTTTGAGCGTCTGACCCGGGAGCTGGAGGAGGAGCGTCAGATCGTCGCCAGTCAACTGGAGAGGTGCATGCTGGGAGCTGAGTCGCCTGCCGATGAGGATGATGCCAGTAGCAG CGACTCATCAGAGAAGTCCTTTGCTTGGAGATCCACAG TAGATGTGTCTGATACGGGAGAGCACCGGGCTGCTGTAATGGACAGCTCTCACCAGTCACCCTCCCGTCTCTTCCGAGCTGATCAGGGTCACGGGTCACTCTACCTCCCCGAAGTGGAGAGGGCATCCCTGCATGACAGTGAGG GATCTGTGGCCCATATGACGTCGTATGCAGACAGTGGCTACCAGGACAGCAGTATGAGTTACTACAGTGTGAGCAGAGAGAACGTGGTTCTGTCAGATCCCAGACACGTGCTGTCAGGCAGCGGCCCCAGGGGAAGCCCCAGTCACAGCAGGAGCTCCCGGGCAGAGGGACAGGCCTCCGCACAG GTCTCAGCGTCAGGGCGGGTGATGAGGAGGATGggctccctctcctcccggggCCAGTCTCCTGTGTGTGGTGTGGGGGGCGCCGTGTCCCCGTCCCGGGTCTCTCTCCGCACCTCCCAGGGCGGCAGCGCCTACGGCTCACCCATCCTCACCGAGCCCAAACCCCTCGCCAGCATCTTCCCTGGGACCACCATGCCCCCCTCCTCCCTGCCCGGTCCAGGCACCACCCCTTCCTTCCAGCGCGCCACCTCTCCTTACTCCCCCACCCACCAGAGGAACGGGAACGGTGACTCTCCTCTCCGGACCAGCCCCCTTCCAGGGAGCGCCAGTCATGCCACCTCACCTCAACAGGCGATGGGTAGTGTCTCCGGGCGCCTGGGGTCTACACTGTCTCTGGTGGAGGGTAGGGGGCTGTCTGGTTCTCCTCTGAGGTCCTGTATGACGGCTGTGCCCCAGCACTACGGTTCCACACTGCCCCGCCAGGGGGCTCAGGCTCTCCCCTACATACATGACGCCTACGGGCTCTACGAGAGGACCGCCCTGCCTCTGTCACGGCCTGACAGCCTCACTG GCCTGCACAGCTCCTACGCCACTCACCACAGCCCACTGGACCAGGATATGAGGATGGCCATGTCTCCTGACTGCCACGTCACGCCTGTCTACGACGACAGAGCCTTCCAAAGCCCCCTGTATCACAGCCCCACCCACGCCCACCACGGATCGCACAGCGCTATCTACAGGACACTCACGG GTGCGGAGAACCTTCAGCGGACCCTCCAGAGGACCACAAGCCATTGCAGCACGCTGGCGTACCAAAGAAGCAGCTATGGGATGAACACCGCAGGTTCATACGCAGACCCCTACAGGGTCTCCCAGCAGGGACAGGGGCCCAATGAGACCTCTTTCTCCAGGCACTCTGGTCTGGTCGACAGGGCTGCCACAAGGTCCCCCTCCATAGACAGTATACAAAAGGATCCTAG GGAGTTTGCGTGGCGTGACCCCGATCTTCCTGAGGTGATCCACATGCTGCAGCATCACTTCCCCTCGGTCCAGGCCAACGCTGCAGCCTACCTCCAGCACCTGTGTTACGGAGACAACCGCATCAAAGTGGAG GTATGTCACCTGGGAGGTATCCAGCACCTGGTGGACCTGCTGGACCACAAAGCTGTGGAGGTGCAGAAGAGTTCCTGCGGAGCCCTGAGGAACCTGGTTTATGGGAAGGCTACAGACGACAACAAGGTTGCCCTGAGGAACTCTGGTGGCGTCCCCGCTCTGCTCAGACTGCTGAGGAAGACCACCGACAACGAAGTCCGGGAGCTGGTCACTG GGGTGCTGTGGAACCTGTCGTCGTGCGACGCGGTCAAGATGACCATCATCAGGGACGCTCTGAGCACCCTGACCAACACTGTGGTCATCCCCCACTCCGGCTGGAGCAGCAGCAACTACCGAGAGGAGACCAagttccactcctctctcctgctgCGCAACACCACCGGCTGCCTCAG GAACCTGAGTTCAGCAGGAGAGGAGGCCAGGGGTCAGCTGAGGTGTTGTGAGGGGCTGGTGGATTCACTTCTCTATGTCCTCAAGGCCTGCGTTAGTACCTCTGACTTCGACAGCAAG atTGTGGAGAACTGTGTGTGTACTCTGAGGAACCTGTCCTACCGTCTGGAGATAGAGATGCCCTCGTCTCGCCTGCTGGGGACTCAGGAACTGGATGCCCTGCTGGGCTACGGGTCCCCCAGTAAGGACCTAGACTACCTCTGCTGGggcaagaagaggaagaagaagaaaaggGGCTGGCTGGATGATAAG TGGGACGGCGTGGGACCCATCCCAGGGTTTGGTAAGCCTCCGCGGGGGGCAGAGATGCTGTGGCACCCGGCCGTGGTGAAGCCCTACCTCAGCCTGCTGGCAGAGAGCTCCAACCCTGCCACCCTGGAGGGCTCTGCCGGATCCCTTCAGAACCTCTCTGCTGGAAACTGGAAG TTTGCGGCGTACATCCGTGCGGCGGTGCGCAAGGAGAAGGGGCTTCCTATCCTGGTGGAGCTGCTGAGGATGGACAACGACAGGGTGGTCTGCTCTGTTGCCACCGCTCTGAGGAACATGGCCCTGGACAGCAGGAACAAGGAGCTTatag GAAAGTATGCGATGCGGGACCTGGTGAACCGTCTCCCTGGAGGAAGCCCCTCCCTGCTATCTGACGAGACGGTGGCGTCTGTCTGCTGCACGCTCCACGAAGTCACCAGCAGGAACATGGAGAACGCCAAGGCCCTGGCAGACACGGGGGGCATCGAGAAGCTGGTGGACATCAGTAAGGGCAGGGGGAAGGGGTATTCTATGAAGGTGGTGAAGGCGGCCGCTCAGGTCCTCAACACGCTGTGGCAGTACAGGGACCTGCGCACCCTCTACAAACAG GACGGATGGCACCACGGTCATTTCATCACTCCTGTGTCCActctggagagagacaggtacAGGTCTCAACCAACCCTGCCTACTAGCACCTTACAGATGTCCCCCGTGCCCCGCCAATCAG GTGGTAGTGCAACCTCCTCTCCTGCCATGTTAGGGATCAGAAGACACAGCTCTAACTACCAGAGAGCTCAGTCATCTATGCAACTCGATACATATTATGGAGACAACAGTTTACACAAAAACCAGTACACAG GGTCAGAAAAGCAAACCCCATATTTTATCGGGTCCTATTCCTCACCATCAAGAGAGGACTATCCTAGGTCCCAG GAAGATGTGTTCTACTCCGACGAGCCGGATAGGAATACTTACAACAACTACAGAATGTATCTGTCATCGCCGCAAGGTTACGGGGAGGAGGAGCCTGGGCCTTACCAGGACGAGCCAGAGAACCTGACCTCCACAGAGCGATACAACACCTCCCAATCTAACAGACTGAAATCCAATACCAACACCACTAACTACGTGGACTTCTACTCCACCACGAGGAGGCCTTCTCAGAAGGCTAACCAGTACACTGGATCCCCTGACTCCTGGGTGTAG
- the LOC129859617 gene encoding plakophilin-4-like isoform X2 translates to MPSPEQRAAEMGEEGEGSLPAREGPSGHSQADTSTNNLLASVKEQELQFERLTRELEEERQIVASQLERCMLGAESPADEDDASSSDSSEKSFAWRSTDVSDTGEHRAAVMDSSHQSPSRLFRADQGHGSLYLPEVERASLHDSEGSVAHMTSYADSGYQDSSMSYYSVSRENVVLSDPRHVLSGSGPRGSPSHSRSSRAEGQASAQVSASGRVMRRMGSLSSRGQSPVCGVGGAVSPSRVSLRTSQGGSAYGSPILTEPKPLASIFPGTTMPPSSLPGPGTTPSFQRATSPYSPTHQRNGNGDSPLRTSPLPGSASHATSPQQAMGSVSGRLGSTLSLVEGRGLSGSPLRSCMTAVPQHYGSTLPRQGAQALPYIHDAYGLYERTALPLSRPDSLTGLHSSYATHHSPLDQDMRMAMSPDCHVTPVYDDRAFQSPLYHSPTHAHHGSHSAIYRTLTGAENLQRTLQRTTSHCSTLAYQRSSYGMNTAGSYADPYRVSQQGQGPNETSFSRHSGLVDRAATRSPSIDSIQKDPREFAWRDPDLPEVIHMLQHHFPSVQANAAAYLQHLCYGDNRIKVEVCHLGGIQHLVDLLDHKAVEVQKSSCGALRNLVYGKATDDNKVALRNSGGVPALLRLLRKTTDNEVRELVTGVLWNLSSCDAVKMTIIRDALSTLTNTVVIPHSGWSSSNYREETKFHSSLLLRNTTGCLRNLSSAGEEARGQLRCCEGLVDSLLYVLKACVSTSDFDSKIVENCVCTLRNLSYRLEIEMPSSRLLGTQELDALLGYGSPSKDLDYLCWGKKRKKKKRGWLDDKWDGVGPIPGFGKPPRGAEMLWHPAVVKPYLSLLAESSNPATLEGSAGSLQNLSAGNWKFAAYIRAAVRKEKGLPILVELLRMDNDRVVCSVATALRNMALDSRNKELIGKYAMRDLVNRLPGGSPSLLSDETVASVCCTLHEVTSRNMENAKALADTGGIEKLVDISKGRGKGYSMKVVKAAAQVLNTLWQYRDLRTLYKQDGWHHGHFITPVSTLERDRYRSQPTLPTSTLQMSPVPRQSGGSATSSPAMLGIRRHSSNYQRAQSSMQLDTYYGDNSLHKNQYTGSEKQTPYFIGSYSSPSREDYPRSQEDVFYSDEPDRNTYNNYRMYLSSPQGYGEEEPGPYQDEPENLTSTERYNTSQSNRLKSNTNTTNYVDFYSTTRRPSQKANQYTGSPDSWV, encoded by the exons ATGCCATCTCCGGAGCAGCGGGCAGCggagatgggggaggagggggaagggtcTCTGCCGGCCAGAGAGGGACCGAGCGGGCACAGCCAAGCAGACACCAGCACCAACAACCTACTGGCCTCGGTCAAAGAACAG GAGCTCCAGTTTGAGCGTCTGACCCGGGAGCTGGAGGAGGAGCGTCAGATCGTCGCCAGTCAACTGGAGAGGTGCATGCTGGGAGCTGAGTCGCCTGCCGATGAGGATGATGCCAGTAGCAG CGACTCATCAGAGAAGTCCTTTGCTTGGAGATCCACAG ATGTGTCTGATACGGGAGAGCACCGGGCTGCTGTAATGGACAGCTCTCACCAGTCACCCTCCCGTCTCTTCCGAGCTGATCAGGGTCACGGGTCACTCTACCTCCCCGAAGTGGAGAGGGCATCCCTGCATGACAGTGAGG GATCTGTGGCCCATATGACGTCGTATGCAGACAGTGGCTACCAGGACAGCAGTATGAGTTACTACAGTGTGAGCAGAGAGAACGTGGTTCTGTCAGATCCCAGACACGTGCTGTCAGGCAGCGGCCCCAGGGGAAGCCCCAGTCACAGCAGGAGCTCCCGGGCAGAGGGACAGGCCTCCGCACAG GTCTCAGCGTCAGGGCGGGTGATGAGGAGGATGggctccctctcctcccggggCCAGTCTCCTGTGTGTGGTGTGGGGGGCGCCGTGTCCCCGTCCCGGGTCTCTCTCCGCACCTCCCAGGGCGGCAGCGCCTACGGCTCACCCATCCTCACCGAGCCCAAACCCCTCGCCAGCATCTTCCCTGGGACCACCATGCCCCCCTCCTCCCTGCCCGGTCCAGGCACCACCCCTTCCTTCCAGCGCGCCACCTCTCCTTACTCCCCCACCCACCAGAGGAACGGGAACGGTGACTCTCCTCTCCGGACCAGCCCCCTTCCAGGGAGCGCCAGTCATGCCACCTCACCTCAACAGGCGATGGGTAGTGTCTCCGGGCGCCTGGGGTCTACACTGTCTCTGGTGGAGGGTAGGGGGCTGTCTGGTTCTCCTCTGAGGTCCTGTATGACGGCTGTGCCCCAGCACTACGGTTCCACACTGCCCCGCCAGGGGGCTCAGGCTCTCCCCTACATACATGACGCCTACGGGCTCTACGAGAGGACCGCCCTGCCTCTGTCACGGCCTGACAGCCTCACTG GCCTGCACAGCTCCTACGCCACTCACCACAGCCCACTGGACCAGGATATGAGGATGGCCATGTCTCCTGACTGCCACGTCACGCCTGTCTACGACGACAGAGCCTTCCAAAGCCCCCTGTATCACAGCCCCACCCACGCCCACCACGGATCGCACAGCGCTATCTACAGGACACTCACGG GTGCGGAGAACCTTCAGCGGACCCTCCAGAGGACCACAAGCCATTGCAGCACGCTGGCGTACCAAAGAAGCAGCTATGGGATGAACACCGCAGGTTCATACGCAGACCCCTACAGGGTCTCCCAGCAGGGACAGGGGCCCAATGAGACCTCTTTCTCCAGGCACTCTGGTCTGGTCGACAGGGCTGCCACAAGGTCCCCCTCCATAGACAGTATACAAAAGGATCCTAG GGAGTTTGCGTGGCGTGACCCCGATCTTCCTGAGGTGATCCACATGCTGCAGCATCACTTCCCCTCGGTCCAGGCCAACGCTGCAGCCTACCTCCAGCACCTGTGTTACGGAGACAACCGCATCAAAGTGGAG GTATGTCACCTGGGAGGTATCCAGCACCTGGTGGACCTGCTGGACCACAAAGCTGTGGAGGTGCAGAAGAGTTCCTGCGGAGCCCTGAGGAACCTGGTTTATGGGAAGGCTACAGACGACAACAAGGTTGCCCTGAGGAACTCTGGTGGCGTCCCCGCTCTGCTCAGACTGCTGAGGAAGACCACCGACAACGAAGTCCGGGAGCTGGTCACTG GGGTGCTGTGGAACCTGTCGTCGTGCGACGCGGTCAAGATGACCATCATCAGGGACGCTCTGAGCACCCTGACCAACACTGTGGTCATCCCCCACTCCGGCTGGAGCAGCAGCAACTACCGAGAGGAGACCAagttccactcctctctcctgctgCGCAACACCACCGGCTGCCTCAG GAACCTGAGTTCAGCAGGAGAGGAGGCCAGGGGTCAGCTGAGGTGTTGTGAGGGGCTGGTGGATTCACTTCTCTATGTCCTCAAGGCCTGCGTTAGTACCTCTGACTTCGACAGCAAG atTGTGGAGAACTGTGTGTGTACTCTGAGGAACCTGTCCTACCGTCTGGAGATAGAGATGCCCTCGTCTCGCCTGCTGGGGACTCAGGAACTGGATGCCCTGCTGGGCTACGGGTCCCCCAGTAAGGACCTAGACTACCTCTGCTGGggcaagaagaggaagaagaagaaaaggGGCTGGCTGGATGATAAG TGGGACGGCGTGGGACCCATCCCAGGGTTTGGTAAGCCTCCGCGGGGGGCAGAGATGCTGTGGCACCCGGCCGTGGTGAAGCCCTACCTCAGCCTGCTGGCAGAGAGCTCCAACCCTGCCACCCTGGAGGGCTCTGCCGGATCCCTTCAGAACCTCTCTGCTGGAAACTGGAAG TTTGCGGCGTACATCCGTGCGGCGGTGCGCAAGGAGAAGGGGCTTCCTATCCTGGTGGAGCTGCTGAGGATGGACAACGACAGGGTGGTCTGCTCTGTTGCCACCGCTCTGAGGAACATGGCCCTGGACAGCAGGAACAAGGAGCTTatag GAAAGTATGCGATGCGGGACCTGGTGAACCGTCTCCCTGGAGGAAGCCCCTCCCTGCTATCTGACGAGACGGTGGCGTCTGTCTGCTGCACGCTCCACGAAGTCACCAGCAGGAACATGGAGAACGCCAAGGCCCTGGCAGACACGGGGGGCATCGAGAAGCTGGTGGACATCAGTAAGGGCAGGGGGAAGGGGTATTCTATGAAGGTGGTGAAGGCGGCCGCTCAGGTCCTCAACACGCTGTGGCAGTACAGGGACCTGCGCACCCTCTACAAACAG GACGGATGGCACCACGGTCATTTCATCACTCCTGTGTCCActctggagagagacaggtacAGGTCTCAACCAACCCTGCCTACTAGCACCTTACAGATGTCCCCCGTGCCCCGCCAATCAG GTGGTAGTGCAACCTCCTCTCCTGCCATGTTAGGGATCAGAAGACACAGCTCTAACTACCAGAGAGCTCAGTCATCTATGCAACTCGATACATATTATGGAGACAACAGTTTACACAAAAACCAGTACACAG GGTCAGAAAAGCAAACCCCATATTTTATCGGGTCCTATTCCTCACCATCAAGAGAGGACTATCCTAGGTCCCAG GAAGATGTGTTCTACTCCGACGAGCCGGATAGGAATACTTACAACAACTACAGAATGTATCTGTCATCGCCGCAAGGTTACGGGGAGGAGGAGCCTGGGCCTTACCAGGACGAGCCAGAGAACCTGACCTCCACAGAGCGATACAACACCTCCCAATCTAACAGACTGAAATCCAATACCAACACCACTAACTACGTGGACTTCTACTCCACCACGAGGAGGCCTTCTCAGAAGGCTAACCAGTACACTGGATCCCCTGACTCCTGGGTGTAG